One window from the genome of Hemitrygon akajei unplaced genomic scaffold, sHemAka1.3 Scf000102, whole genome shotgun sequence encodes:
- the LOC140723153 gene encoding uncharacterized protein, producing MAHQRIHTGERPFICSDCGKGFISSSKLKIHQRVHTGERPFTCSDCGKGFTQSTYLLVHQSVHTGERPFTCSECGKGFTQSSTLMAHQRVHSGERLFTCSDCGRGFTRSYKLKVHQRVHTGERPFTCSDCGKGFTQSCLLKLHQRVHAGERPFTCSDWFGRKAKTGAAGPESPELPAVRQSSIPGLSLCSRPRFTQPRDQPLTHRCPNRKTPRLRLAGGTPKQHRWTEVCTAPPVAGGGRGTGEFNSYSTDIRTISPPAAFSADIVRPKTRLNYVKKEPTTTIW from the exons atggctcaccagcgaattcacactggggagaggccgttcatctgctcagactgtgggaagggattcatttcgtCATCTAAgctgaagatacatcagagagttcacactggagagaggccattcacctgctcagactgtgggaagggattcactcagtcaacctacctactggtacaccagtcagttcacactggggaaaggccgttcacctgctcagagtgtgggaaaggatttactcaatcatccaccctaatggctcaccagcgagttcatagtggggagcggctgttcacctgctcggactgtgggagggggtTCACTCGGTCatataaactgaaggtacatcagcgagttcacactggagagaggccattcacctgctcggactgtgggaagggattcactcagtcatgtctactgaagttacatcagcgagttcacgctggggagcggccgttcacttgctcagact GGTTCGggcgcaaagctaaaaccggggctgcgggaccggaAAGCCCGGAGCttccagccgtccggcagagctcgaTCCCAGGCCTTTCCCTCTGCAGTCGGCCCCGATTTACACAACCCCGGGATCAGCCCCTTACTCACCGCTGCCCGAATAGGAAAACGCCGCGCCTGCGTTTAGCAGGAGGTACTCCGAAGCAACACCGGTGGACAGAGGTCTGCACAGCGCCACCAGTGGCCGGAGGCGGAAGGGGCAccggagag TTTAATTCTTATTCCACTGACATTCGGACTATTTCTCCGCCTGCGGCCTTCTCCGCTGACATCGTGAGgccaaaaactagactgaactacgtaaaaaaagaaCCAACTACAACAATATGGTGA